The following coding sequences are from one Tachysurus vachellii isolate PV-2020 chromosome 7, HZAU_Pvac_v1, whole genome shotgun sequence window:
- the trmt10a gene encoding RNA (guanine-9-)-methyltransferase domain-containing protein 2, with protein MSSDAVSDSRAEGNEQEVQGGGSEILSKRQRKKLLKQQQWEEQRDLRKQKRKERKQQRKLERQTHVEDRTDCPDRKRIRKEAEPSPLRLVIDCSFDSLMMLKDVKKLHKQIQRCYAENRRAAHPVQFYITSHGGQLKQNMDEINKGWVNWKDIHIKSEPFQEILSKEDLVYLTSDSPNVLQELDEAKAYVIGGLVDHNHHKGISFKRANELGITHAQLPLGSFVKMNSRKVLAVNHVFEIMLAYLDKHDWKEAFFTVLPQRKGAVPVGQENKQDQDEEQDEEDSDTCETGTQNSKNTKDQTNGKQDEHETQQNQSDSCERTDD; from the exons ATGTCTTCTGATGCGGTCAGTGATTCCAGAGCAGAAGGAAATGAGCAGGAGGTCCAAGGTGGAGGATCTGAAATATTgtcaaagagacagagaaagaaacttCTTAAACAACAGCAATGGGAGGAACAGAGAGACTTACGCAA GCAGAAGCGCAAGGAGCGGAAACAGCAGAGGAAGTTGGAAAGACAGACGCATGTGGAGGACAGAACAGACTGCCCTGACAGGAAGCGCATTCGTAAAGAGGCAGAGCCCAGCCCTCTCCGTCTGGTCATAGATTGCAGCTTTGACAGCCTCATGATGCTCAAG GATGTAAAGAAGCTTCACAAGCAGATCCAGAGATGCTATGCAGAGAACAGACGAGCAGCACACCCAGTCCAG TTTTATATAACAAGCCATGGTGGGCAGTTAAAACAAAATATGGATGAAATTAACAAAGGCTGGGTCAACTGGAAG GATATCCATATCAAGTCAGAGCCTTTTCAGGAAATCTTAAGCAAAGAAGATCTGGTGTATCTCACCTCAGATTCGCCCAACGTTCTCCAGGAGCTTGATGAGGCCAAAGCCTATGTCATTGGAGGACTGGTGGATCACAATCACCATAAA GGAATATCTTTTAAACGGGCTAACGAGCTTGGAATCACTCACGCTCAACTTCCACTTGGCAGCTTCGTCAAGATGAATAGCCGCAAAGTGCTCGCCGTCAACCACG TGTTTGAGATTATGTTAGCATATCTGGACAAACATGATTGGAAGGAGGCTTTCTTCACCGTCCTGCCCCAGCGGAAAGGAGCTGTACCTGTGGGCCAAGAGAACAAACAGGATCAGGATGAGGAGCAGGATGAGGAGGACTCAGATACATGTGAGACAGGAACACAAAATAGCAAAAATACAAAGGACCAAACAAATGGCAAACAGGATGAACATGAAACTCAGCAAAACCAGTCAGATTCATGTGAACGGACTGATGACTGA
- the c7h4orf54 gene encoding uncharacterized protein C4orf54 homolog: MAALGKALIYDGDTHCALSSKVLHVVAAPKDSNYVDLNELLDLKLSETKAVQVSFTGQKDTLQCVRLPSAEHLPRLTRKCVNLECWENGKTKGATETKTAGSSEGPQLSHESLMDCPELLEMRESERTLEILEKETKELDDGDLRRMEYFSEKSESDDEVSTVIADYCVHEMAGDEAHYITTHEIQLSELDHDVDGDLETVSTWDIDDDHQVYSFVDYASADNNEPKEVQVENIEDEAHTITAVACSQAESDPGDRSATSEEKAPECQSKRTGHIHLSIKATSRAINKPSNVQEKDGGHHHYAIYTEDMSRCVLKDTKGVNVCDGAKCLIALPGRLHFGNKFKGKDVTGYSSGTSSAVSELDDADKEVRNLTARAFKSLAYPYLDAINFSTSSESSASERSKGLNRWSALVDLKYGKVNVSKGGGHNAVAHQNVSSNFSLAKRRESNGITGLTLTSRRAPPVEVFALNGNLVNPKNASLTRGNELMGTIGQGQSGVIRLSETLNFRCNVKASPPANEQRVKSARTTGGSRSADEVTNPRQKAHSNPPCNSEEAMEDVHKKSIFASSILKNVISKKMQFEQERKMERGEIIEPGSHEHEAHRDKTALTGLHRQSSKLSETGSDFSIVCLDELGDFVDSGSSDAKDNERLEEHIALASETNLESQNCAAFDAIKGASDASRGALIRSQNSAFRSWRDEELEAQTERKSKQTDSTNSKLTKMSRLFVPSIQLVSAERELEKTKPIANNNREVRSMNTLYVSGVAQKPGTSKSPEIKISLRSLRDDRSDPFSIAKLLAPSTGCSSGGLTKTNDEPKYQALAAAVKSDSSDRIPHFTVRDVRDKTKLQAPIHQVRDVRKLVKSSYHFVSMDNNSADMEHKTSSQKGYQNPTSLPPIVIKCHSVNTNSIAKESERISDSSNHKLVDDIQEAEGTHSQESVDGITTGSEQTGNPTDQVQLTNIKQEGIPELRTETKNSTRRQETMCDTGEKKADPKIIALEKLQAAVKTMEQLYVFDKNEWKRKSKPQPITDSHVLSFLSTEHHGCNEQDQGNTSSLSVTMREDSVSNPDKLVTAGQQSTRKEEKEPFKISQTPVINDKQKDTKTLMHLDGTPNKNISSLSHSQKSFVPVTTSSVKAPQVHGSSAASISSIAVKNLKSPKQPVSLNISQSQPVTEKREKLSSNASKSNKAGFVPVQFRSSVDSENYITIPVKPYATNAQQSHREHSSNTKSQGDSYQPHKHSSTVMETRSPDTPTATIYHHPLPITMHAAQPQVICFSPTVQPSPVPTDHFQSTQKKMLLDPTTGNYYLVDTPVQPATRRLYDPETGQYVDVPMPQPPPMTPVPVPVSPLALSPGGYGHTYMFYPGYMASTVIPARTIQPQLSVQSEEEAGDKSHAGQQGDEAYMESPYYMPSGKSLQLTPGAHHVPTGRVATSKIPVISITSQQGPRIIAPPSFDGTTMSFVVEHR, from the coding sequence ATGGCAGCATTAGGGAAGGCACTAATTTACGACGGGGACACACACTGCGCGCTGTCCAGCAAAGTTTTACACGTCGTGGCGGCTCCAAAGGACTCGAATTATGTAGATCTAAACGAATTGCTAGACCTGAAACTGAGCGAGACGAAAGCAGTGCAAGTAAGTTTTACCGGCCAGAAGGACACACTCCAGTGCGTCCGGCTTCCTTCGGCGGAACATCTGCCCAGACTCACGCGTAAATGTGTTAATCTAGAATGCTGGGAGAATGGCAAAACAAAAGgagcaacagaaacaaaaacagctggcTCTTCTGAAGGACCACAGCTTAGTCATGAAAGCCTCATGGACTGTCCCGAGTTGCTCGAAATGCGCGAATCGGAAAGAACACTGGAAATTTTGGAAAAAGAGACCAAAGAACTCGACGATGGTGATTTACGGCGCATGGAGTATTTCAGCGAGAAAAGCGAGTCGGACGACGAAGTGAGTACGGTGATCGCGGATTACTGCGTGCACGAAATGGCCGGTGATGAAGCTCACTACATCACTACGCACGAAATTCAGCTTTCCGAACTTGACCACGACGTGGACGGTGACTTGGAAACAGTGTCCACTTGGGATATCGATGACGACCACCAGGTCTATTCGTTCGTGGATTACGCATCTGCCGACAACAATGAACCGAAAGAAGTACAAGTGGAAAACATCGAGGACGAGGCTCATACGATCACTGCAGTGGCATGCAGTCAAGCAGAAAGTGATCCGGGCGACAGGAGCGCCACCTCAGAAGAGAAAGCGCCCGAGTGCCAAAGCAAACGCACCGGCCACattcacctgtcaatcaaagccACTTCCAGAGCTATAAACAAGCCTAGCAACGTCCAAGAAAAGGATGGAGGCCATCATCATTATGCcatttacactgaagacatgaGCCGTTGTGTTTTAAAGGACACAAAGGGGGTAAACGTATGCGATGGCGCAAAATGTTTGATTGCTCTGCCCGGGCGTTTGCACTTTGGCAACAAATTCAAAGGCAAAGATGTCACAGGGTATTCCAGCGGCACATCCAGCGCTGTAAGCGAGTTGGATGATGCCGACAAGGAAGTGCGCAACCTCACGGCCAGAGCTTTCAAAAGTCTGGCCTATCCGTATCTTGATGCCATCAATTTCAGCACTTCCAGCGAGTCCTCGGCTTCAGAGCGCAGCAAAGGGCTGAACAGGTGGTCAGCACTTGTTGATCTAAAGTATGGCAAAGTGAACGTGTCCAAAGGAGGCGGTCACAATGCAGTGGCCCATCAAAATGTCTCGTCTAATTTTTCGTTGGCAAAAAGGAGGGAGAGTAATGGGATAACGGGATTAACTTTGACCAGTAGAAGAGCGCCCCCAGTTGAGGTATTTGCTCTGAACGGCAATCTAGTGAACCCCAAAAACGCATCGTTAACCAGAGGAAATGAGCTCATGGGCACAATTGGACAGGGTCAGAGTGGTGTAATACGGCTCAGTGAAACGCTGAATTTTCGCTGCAATGTTAAAGCGAGTCCGCCTGCAAACGAACAGCGCGTGAAATCAGCCCGAACCACGGGAGGATCACGTTCCGCAGATGAGGTTACAAACCCTAGGCAAAAGGCGCACAGCAATCCACCGTGTAATTCAGAAGAAGCAATGGAGGACGTGCACAAGAAATCCATATTTGCTTCGAGCAtactaaaaaatgtaatttcgaAGAAAATGCAGTTCGAGCAGGAGCGCAAGATGGAGCGGGGAGAGATCATCGAGCCGGGCAGTCACGAGCATGAAGCGCACCGAGACAAAACTGCGCTCACAGGACTTCACAGACAAAGCTCCAAACTCTCTGAGACAGGATCCGACTTCAGTATCGTTTGCCTGGATGAACTTGGAGACTTCGTGGACAGCGGGTCCAGCGACGCCAAGGACAACGAACGCCTCGAAGAACATATCGCTCTCGCATCAGAAACCAATTTAGAGTCGCAAAACTGCGCGGCATTCGACGCTATAAAAGGAGCTTCGGACGCGTCCAGAGGCGCACTGATTCGGAGCCAAAATAGCGCTTTTAGAAGCTGGAGGGACGAAGAGCTAGAGGCTCAAACTGAGCGCAAAAGCAAGCAAACAGACTCGACGAACAGCAAGCTTACAAAAATGTCGCGCTTATTTGTGCCAAGCATCCAACTCGTGTCCGCTGAGAGGGAGCTCGAGAAGACTAAGCCGATTGCGAATAATAACCGTGAAGTGAGAAGTATGAATACTCTGTATGTATCAGGCGTCGCACAAAAACCAGGAACGTCGAAGTCGCCGGAAATTAAAATAAGTTTACGGAGCCTAAGAGACGACCGGAGCGACCCGTTCAGCATCGCTAAACTCCTTGCTCCCAGTACAGGCTGCAGTTCAGGCGGGTTGACAAAAACAAACGATGAGCCCAAATATCAAGCGCTCGCTGCTGCAGTGAAGAGTGACTCGTCTGATAGAATCCCACACTTCACAGTTAGAGACGTTCGAGACAAGACAAAGTTGCAAGCGCCAATACACCAAGTTAGAGACGTGCGCAAGCTGGTTAAGAGCTCGTATCACTTTGTATCTATGGACAACAACAGCGCGGACATGGAGCACAAAACCTCCTCACAGAAGGGATATCAGAATCCGACAAGTCTTCCCCCTATCGTGATTAAGTGTCATTCAGTGAATACAAATAGCATTGCAAAGGAATCAGAAAGAATCTCAGATTCCTCGAATCATAAACTGGTTGATGATATCCAAGAGGCTGAAGGGACACATTCTCAGGAGTCTGTAGATGGTATCACAACGGGGTCTGAACAAACAGGTAACCCAACTGATCAAGTGCAGTTAACAAACATAAAGCAGGAGGGAATCCCTGAATTAAGAACTGAGACAAAAAACAGCACAAGGAGGCAAGAGACAATGTGTGACACAGGTGAGAAAAAGGCTGATCCCAAGATAATTGCTCTGGAGAAGCTTCAGGCTGCTGTTAAGACAATGGAACAGCTTTATGTATTTGACAAAAATGAGTGGAAGAGAAAATCTAAGCCACAACCAATAACTGACAGCCATGTGCTTTCATTCCTGAGTACTGAGCATCACGGATGTAATGAGCAAGACCAGGGGAACACTAGTTCTTTATCTGTCACAATGAGGGAAGACTCAGTCTCAAACCCAGATAAACTGGTAACAGCTGGACAGCAATCAACacgaaaagaagaaaaggaaccGTTTAAAATTTCACAGACACCCGTTATCAATGACAAACAAAAGGACACCAAAACTCTGATGCACCTTGATGGAACTCCTAATAAGAACATTTCTAGCCTAAGCCACAGTCAGAAATCTTTTGTCCCTGTCACAACAAGTTCAGTAAAAGCCCCACAGGTGCATGGCTCATCTGCAGCATCTATTAGTTCTATAGCTGTGAAGAACCTTAAGTCACCAAAGCAACCAGTGTCTTTAAATATTAGCCAGTCACAGCCTGtcacagagaagagagaaaaactaAGTAGCAATGCAAGCAAATCCAATAAGGCAGGATTTGTGCCAGTTCAGTTCAGGTCTTCAGTTGATTCTGAGAATTACATAACTATACCTGTAAAACCGTATGCTACCAATGCCCAACAGTCTCACAGGGAACACAGTAGCAACACCAAAAGCCAAGGAGACAGTTATCAGCCCCACAAACACTCAAGTACCGTTATGGAGACACGTTCCCCAGATACCCCTACTGCTACGATCTACCATCACCCTCTGCCCATTACGATGCACGCAGCACAGCCACAGGTAATTTGTTTTTCTCCTACAGTGCAGCCATCTCCCGTGCCCACAGACCACTTTCAGtctacacagaaaaaaatgctcCTAGATCCCACTACTGGAAACTACTATTTGGTTGACACTCCTGTCCAACCAGCCACAAGACGACTTTATGACCCAGAAACAGGGCAGTATGTTGATGTCCCAATGCCACAACCTCCTCCCATGACCCCTGTACCTGTGCCTGTTTCCCCACTTGCCCTTAGCCCTGGAGGTTATGGTCATACCTACATGTTCTACCCAGGATACATGGCCTCCACTGTGATTCCTGCCCGGACCATtcagcctcagctttctgtaCAATCAGAGGAGGAAGCAGGAGACAAATCCCATGCAGGGCAGCAGGGAGATGAGGCATACATGGAAAGTCCTTATTATATGCCTTCTGGGAAATCTCTGCAGTTAACTCCAGGTGCTCATCATGTACCCACTGGCAGGGTGGCCACCAGCAAGATACCTGTCATTAGCATCACCTCCCAGCAGGGGCCCAGGATCATCGCACCTCCCTCCTTTGATGGAACCACCATGAGTTTTGTGGTGGAGCACAGATGA